Proteins encoded together in one Paracidovorax wautersii window:
- the bglX gene encoding beta-glucosidase BglX, which produces MKKSWVFVLVAGWGALAASAQQAPATNLLSDKKAFVADLVGRMTLQEKIGQLRLISIGPEMPIAQLADEITAGRVGGTFNSVNRPDNRRLQDAAMKGRLKIPMFFAYDVIHGHRTTFPIGLGLASSWDMAAVETMARTAAREAAADSIDMTFAPMVDIARDPRWGRTSEGFGEDPHLVSQIARATVKGFQGTLPVPADRIMASVKHFAMYGAVEGGRDYNTVDMSPMRMYQDYLPPYKAAIDAGAGGVMVALNSINGVPATSNTWLMQDLLRKDWGFKGVTVSDHGAIVELTRHGVAHDEREAAKLAIQTGIDMSMADSVYLKELPGLVQSGEVRMQEIDNAVTEVLGAKYDMGLFHNPYLRIGEAKDDPVDLKADSRLDRPAARDVARKSIVLLENRNRTLPLAKNASIALVGPLADAPIDMLGSWSAAGYDKLAVTLRTGLNAAVGQSGGRVAYARGANITNDEKIVEYLNFLNWDAPEVTQDKRTPAEMIQEAVKVAQRSDVIVAAVGEARGMSHESSSRTSLDLPQSQRDLIAALKATGKPLVLVLMNGRPLALQREQKEADAILETWYTGTEGGNAISDVLFGDYNPSGKLPISFPRSVGQIPTYYNHARLGRPFTEGKPGNYTSQYFEEVTGPLYPFGYGLSYTDFALSEVVLSSRTMARGGQIEAAVTVKNTGQRAGETVVQLYIQDVAASVVRPVKELKDFRKVMLQPGEERVLRFPVTEEQLKFFNARLQHVAEPGRFNVQIGLDSQTVREQGFELQ; this is translated from the coding sequence ATGAAGAAATCGTGGGTGTTCGTCCTGGTGGCCGGCTGGGGCGCTTTGGCGGCCTCTGCCCAGCAGGCTCCGGCAACGAATCTGTTGAGCGACAAGAAGGCTTTCGTGGCGGACCTGGTAGGCCGCATGACCTTGCAGGAAAAAATCGGCCAGTTGCGCCTGATCAGCATCGGCCCCGAGATGCCGATCGCCCAGTTGGCGGATGAGATCACGGCCGGCCGCGTGGGCGGCACCTTCAATTCGGTGAACCGTCCGGACAACCGCCGGCTGCAGGACGCGGCCATGAAGGGGCGTTTGAAGATTCCCATGTTCTTCGCCTACGACGTCATCCATGGCCACCGCACGACCTTCCCCATCGGGCTGGGCCTGGCGTCGAGCTGGGACATGGCCGCGGTCGAAACCATGGCCCGCACCGCCGCGCGTGAGGCGGCGGCCGACTCCATCGATATGACCTTCGCCCCCATGGTGGACATTGCGCGCGACCCGCGCTGGGGTCGTACCTCGGAAGGATTCGGCGAAGACCCGCACCTGGTGTCCCAGATCGCCAGGGCCACCGTAAAGGGCTTCCAGGGCACGCTGCCGGTGCCGGCCGACCGCATCATGGCCAGCGTGAAGCACTTCGCCATGTACGGTGCCGTGGAAGGCGGGCGCGACTACAACACCGTGGACATGAGCCCGATGCGCATGTACCAGGACTACCTGCCGCCCTACAAGGCCGCGATCGACGCCGGCGCGGGCGGCGTGATGGTGGCGCTGAACTCCATCAACGGCGTGCCGGCCACGTCCAACACCTGGCTGATGCAGGACCTGCTGCGCAAGGACTGGGGCTTCAAGGGCGTGACGGTGAGCGACCACGGCGCCATCGTCGAACTCACGCGCCACGGCGTGGCCCATGACGAGCGCGAGGCCGCCAAGCTGGCCATCCAGACCGGCATCGACATGAGCATGGCTGACTCGGTCTACCTGAAGGAGCTGCCTGGCCTGGTGCAGTCCGGCGAGGTGCGCATGCAGGAGATCGACAACGCCGTGACCGAAGTGCTGGGCGCCAAGTACGACATGGGGCTGTTCCACAACCCTTATCTCCGCATCGGCGAGGCCAAGGACGATCCGGTGGACCTCAAGGCCGACAGCCGCCTCGACCGCCCCGCAGCGCGCGACGTGGCGCGCAAGTCCATCGTGCTGCTGGAGAACCGCAACCGCACGCTGCCGCTGGCCAAGAACGCCTCCATCGCGCTGGTCGGACCGCTGGCCGATGCGCCCATCGACATGCTGGGCAGCTGGTCCGCGGCCGGCTACGACAAGCTGGCCGTGACCCTGCGGACCGGGCTGAACGCGGCCGTCGGCCAGAGCGGCGGGCGCGTGGCCTATGCCCGCGGGGCCAACATCACCAACGACGAGAAGATCGTCGAGTACCTGAACTTCCTAAACTGGGATGCGCCCGAGGTCACGCAGGACAAGCGCACGCCGGCCGAGATGATCCAGGAAGCCGTCAAGGTGGCGCAGCGGTCCGACGTGATCGTGGCCGCCGTGGGCGAGGCGCGCGGCATGTCGCACGAGTCGTCGAGCCGCACCAGCCTGGACCTGCCGCAGAGCCAGCGCGACCTGATCGCCGCGCTCAAGGCCACGGGCAAGCCGCTGGTGCTGGTGCTGATGAACGGCCGCCCGCTGGCGCTGCAGCGTGAGCAGAAGGAGGCCGACGCCATCCTGGAGACCTGGTACACGGGCACCGAAGGCGGCAACGCGATCAGCGATGTGCTGTTTGGCGACTACAACCCTTCGGGCAAGCTGCCGATCTCGTTCCCGCGCTCGGTCGGGCAAATCCCCACTTATTACAACCACGCCCGCCTGGGCCGGCCCTTCACCGAAGGCAAGCCGGGCAACTACACGTCGCAGTATTTCGAGGAAGTCACCGGTCCGCTGTACCCGTTCGGCTATGGCCTGAGCTATACCGATTTCGCGCTGTCCGAGGTGGTGCTGTCCAGCCGCACCATGGCGCGCGGCGGCCAGATCGAGGCGGCGGTGACGGTGAAGAACACCGGCCAGCGCGCGGGCGAGACCGTGGTGCAGCTCTACATCCAGGATGTGGCCGCTTCGGTGGTGCGCCCGGTCAAGGAACTCAAGGACTTCCGCAAGGTGATGCTGCAGCCCGGCGAAGAGCGCGTGCTGCGCTTCCCGGTCACGGAGGAGCAGCTCAAGTTCTTCAATGCCCGCCTGCAGCATGTGGCCGAGCCTGGCCGCTTCAACGTGCAGATCGGCCTGGACTCGCAGACCGTGCGCGAGCAGGGCTTCGAGCTGCAATAA